The window GAAGAGATTGTCAAAAGTGTTGTGGGGTGTGAGGTTGAAGTTGTCTCAGAGGTCCCAAAACATGCAGGTGGGTACCAGATTTGTCTTTTGAAAAAACCAAATATAAAGGTGGACTATGCAATATTTTCAAAAAGCAAGGAGAATGTAAACGGTGATAGAGTGTGCTTTTTGCAGCTCAAAGACGGCAAGTTTTTAGCTTGCATCTCAGATGGTATGGGAACTGGCAGGATTGCTTCAGAAAACAGTTTTATTGTAATAGATGCGCTAAAGAAATTCACCAATTTAGGATTTGACAGGAAAGTTGCTATAAAGTTTATTAATTCACTTCTTGCAATGAAAAACCTTGAAGGGTTTGCATCGGTCGATATTGTTTGTATAGACAGGTTCAAGCTCACATGTGAATTTTTAAAAGCAGGTGCAATTTGAAATCTTTTCAAATTCGCTCCCAGCTGGAGTTGAAACAACATCACATTTTGATTATATTGAGCAAAAGCTTCAAAAGGGTGATATGATATTCATGTGTTAAGACGGACTTTTGGATCTTTTGGGTGAAGATGGGTAAAGAGCTTTGTATGAATATCTTTGCTCAAATGAATTTTTGTCAACCCAAAGTGCAGGCAGGCAAATCTTTGAATGGGCACTGTCAAACTCTTATGTAATCAAAGACGATGTGACCATAATTGTTCTAAAAGTTGGGGGTGCAAGTGAAAAGAGGAGTGATGAAAAGGCAGTTTAAAAAGGCTTTTTTAGATGAGGCGGTTTTTATGGCAACTGCAGTATTGCTATTGTTTTTAGCAAATGTAATTTTTTGCTTGGTAAACGTCAAAAACCAAAGCCAAGACGGCAATGCTTCTTCTTGTGTTGCCTTATCTCAATCTTCTGAGCTTAAGAAAATTGAAAGCAAAAAACCAGAGATTTATGTAAACGTGCTGAGAAAAAATACAAAAAGGGTTGAAAGATGCCTTTAGAACAATATATATTGGGAGCTTTGGCGGCAGAGATGCCAGCAGAGTTTCCCATTGAGGCGCTAAAAGCCCAAACTGTTGCCTGCAGAACCTATGCTATGCGTAAGGTTGTAAAAAAATTTGATCATCCGGGATATGAAAAACAGAAGGTTTATCTCTGTGATGATTTTACACACTGCCAGGCATATATTGATAAAAGTCAGATGAAAAGGAAATGGGGGAAAACTTTACAAAATACTACCAGAAACTTTACTTTGTTGTGAAGGCAACAAAAGGTGAGGTTTTGGTATACAACGGGGAGATCATAGACAGTCTTTTTCACGCAGCCTCAGTCGGCAGAACAGAAGATGCCAAAGAAGTGTTTGGACAGAGCATTCCCTACCTGAAAAGCGTTGTTAGCCGCGGTGAAGAGATGTGCCCAAAGTACACAGGAGAGTTTTATTTTTCCTATGAGGAGTTTGTAAAAAGACTCAAAAACTACTATCCAAACTTAAAGTTACACACAAGAGAGGTTTCCTCAAACATTAAAATTCTGCAAAGAACAAATACGCAAAGGGTAAAGACAATAAAGGTAGGGGATATCACTATAAGTGGTGAAAAATTTAGGCAAATTTTTGGGCTTTATTCAACAGAGTTTTGGATATACCCGCGGCAAAGGGGTATTGAATAAAAACAAAAGGATAAGATCATGGTTTGGGTATGAGCCAGTGGGGTGTAAATACCTTGCAAGGAAGGGAAAAATTATAAAGAAATTCTCTTTTATTACTATAAAAATGTGAAGATTTGTAGGGTAAAATTAAAAGTATAAAATTTTTGAAAAAAGGAGCAAAGGAAAAATTGAGATGTTATTTAATTGGCAATGATGTCAAAACACTAAAAGAGTATATTGAAAAGATAGGTCCAGACAAGTACGCAAAAGAATACCTTCTTAAAAAGATGCTATATCTTCACATCTACATAGAAGACCTCACACCAACACAGGCAAATATTATCAAGCAAACAATGCTCTCTATTGGCTCAGATGCTGTTGTAAACAAGGGGTGTATTGACCACTCAACAGATAAGTCCGACTGCCTTGTGTTTGGGAGCCTTTTACAACTTGAAAGGCTTTGTGAAAAGCTAAAAAAACAGCCATTTAAACTAAAAGAGTTATCAGAACAGATACAAAAGATTGTGGAGGGGTTTAAAAATGATTGCCTTTATTCCGATAGATCCAAAAAAGAAAAAGATGATAGCTGAAAATGGTCTTAACATAGAGAATGACTACAACAAGAAAATTGGGCTTTGGGGGATTAATGTAAAGTGTATTTCAGGTTTTTTAAGCCCTGAGGCAATTTCAACAGATTTTGTTGCGGCTCGGGTGAATACAGAAAATTCATATATAGCAAACTATGACCTTTGGACAGCGTTTGAGGCAACTCAGAATGGTGAACTTAACAGGATGTATGTAAATTCTATTGTGAATTTGAAGAGGTATAGGTTTGGAGAGTACAGAATACCAGAGATTTTGATTTTCTCTTCTATAAACAAAGAAGATATTGTAGATGTTTCAAAAATAAAGGATTTGAGCAATAGCCTTTTGTCCAAAAACGACCAAGTTTATATTAACTGTTTGGTTGAAAGAATTACTCAAAATCCAAATATAGCCAAAAATATTGTTTTGGATTATTTTTCTAGACTGGGTGGCGACAGCCGAATAACAAAAAAAGTGATTGGAAAGGGTGATAAAAAACTTTATATATTCATCCAAGAGAACAAATATACGTGGACTGTTGAGATTTGACAACAAAACCCCTTGAGGATTTGGAGAGGTCTAACAAAATTGTACTATGGGTAGTATACATTTTGGATTATTTATTATACAATTTTTATATAAACCCTATACCTTTTGTTTCCTTTCGCAAACTCAAGGGGGACTTTTTATGAATCTGAGAATTTTCTTTGTCTTTGTCTTTGTCTTGATTTTGTCTCTTCTGAGTGGCTGCAAGCATGAGGAGTCTGCTGTCAAGGAATATTCAAAAGAAGGAAGGTGGGAGATTTTAAATTTCAAGGACAAGGCATTCATGCTTGACAGTGACAACGCAAACATTATTATAAGAGGAAAAAAAGGTACAGAGCATGCCACAATTAGATACATCAAAAGGATAATATGGAATATTGATGACAAAATCACTTCAGCAAAAGCATTCTCGAAATCAGAGATTGAAAAGACCTTTGATGACATGCAAATAAAGATTGAGCGTACTGTTGATAGACTCTATATTAAAGCAAGAGCTTACAGTGGAGAGGCCATTTTAGCAAATACACTTTCAAATCCTAAAAAAGAGTTCAAATTTGAGATTTTTCTTCCTGAAAATAGCAAAGTGTTTGTCCAAAATAGCAATGGCAATATTAGCATCTCTAATATTCAAGGCGGTTCAATATACATAGTAAACGGCAAGGGAAATGTTACAGTGACAGATGCAAAGGCTTCAATAGAAATAAAAAACGGGGAAGGAGATATAAGGCTTGACTATATAAATGGAGATTTTTCTATAAACAACGGAAATGGAAATATCAATCTCAAGGTTAAAAAGGCAGGCGTATTTAAGGTTATAGGTACAAAGGGGAACATAACTGCTAAAGTGGATGCACTCTTAGGGTTTGGACTTTCGTCACTTGTCAATTTGGGCGAGGGAGATATTTCCTTCTTTGTTGGCAAAGATGTGAAAGCGCGTATAAAAGTCAATGCAAAGGGCAGAGTCAAATCAGATTTTAGCATGATTAAAACCACGAGTGGCCATTATATAGACCTTGACTCTGGCAAAAATTCAATTGAGATTATAAATTCCAAAGGCACGGTCAGAATTATAAAGGATTACTAAAAAGAATTGTATAGAAACACAAAAACTAAAAAAGACCCCAACTCTTTGATAAATTAACCATGAGATGGGGTCTTTTTTATTTTTGGATTCACACCCACCTCTGGGCAATTGGCATACGCCGACCTGTACCAAATGCTTTTGATGTTACTTTCAAGCCCGGTGCTGCCTGTTTTCGCTTATACTCTGCTCTTTCTACCATCTTGATAATCTTTAAAACAAGATCTTTAGGATAGCCCATCTGGACTATCTCATCCACGCTCTTTAATTCCTCAATATATGCAACCAAGATAGGGTCTAAGATTTCATAAAGTGGTAGAGTGTCTGTGTCTTTCTGGTTTGGACGAAGCTCTGCAGATGGCGGTTTTACTAAAACGTTGTGTGGTATTATTTCTCTTTCCCTATTTATATACCTTGCAAGCTCATACACAAGCATCTTAGGAAGATCTGAGATTACGGCTAAACCCCCTGCCATATCGCCATACAGTGTGCAGTACCCCACTGCAAGCTCAGACTTATTACCTGTTGTCAGAACAAGCCTGTTTTCCCTGTTTGATATAAACATGAGAATATTTCCACGAATTCGCGCTTGTATATTTTCTTCTGCAAGGTCTTGCAAGGGCGTTTCACTGCCATTGAACATCCTCAAGTATGCTTTAAAGACGTCTTCAATTGGGTATATTCTAAACTCAATTCCAAGATTCTCTGCAAGCTTCATTGCATCTTTTATACTGTGCTCTGAAGAATATCGCGATGGCATAGAAACGCCTAAGACATTTTCTTTTCCCAATGCCTCAACAGCCAAGCAGCACACAACTGATGAGTCAATTCCACCAGAAAGACCCACTACTGCTTTTTTGGCTGCTCCTGTCTTTTCAAAGTAATCTCTTATACCAAGCACAAGCGCCTTTTTTATCCATGAAATGTCTTCTTCAATATCAACTTGGGAAAGTTTTTCAATGTCCTCAAGTTCAAACTCTATTACATCCTCTTCGAATTCCTTTGCCTTTATTACAACATCGCCTTTTGAATTTAAAACCACGCTATTTCCATCAAAGATCAAATCGTCATTGCCACCAACCTGATTGACATAGACTATTGGGAGCTTGTATTTTCTTGCTGCTTCTTTTAAAACTTGCAATCGCTGAGACTTAAATTTTTTATAGTGGTAAGGAGATGCTGAGAGGTTTATAAACACCTTTGCGCCTTTTTCATATAACTCCTCCAGCACGTTTATATCGTACATTGCATTTTCGTCATTGTTGATATTCCAGATGTCCTCACAAATGGTTATACCAAACGCAACCTTGTTTATTTCAACAACTTCTCTGCAGCTTGATGGTATAAAATACCTGTTTTCATCAAATACATCGTATGAAGGCAAAAGTGTTTTGTGAATGGCTTTTTCAATTTTCCCATTGTGAAGAATTACTGCACTGTTGTGAAGTTTTTGTGGATGGTTGCTTTTTGTCGGTGCACCAATTATTACATAACTTTTTTCTACCACATTTGCAATCTCTAAAAGGGCTTTTTCTATAGCTTGCCGAAAATCTTTTTGAAACAAAAGGTCTTTTGGCGGATATCCGCACAAACACAGCTCCGAAAATACAATCAAATCTGCATCCTTGTGAGAATTTATTATATCAATAATTTTTTTCTTATTGCCATTTATATCTCCAACAATAGAATTTATCTGGCTCATTACCACTTTCATTTTTTTGCCACCTTTCAGTTAAATGTATTCCATAATCTTGTCAACAAATTCTTGATATTCTCTTAAATTACTTATTTTTGAAAGTACTAAATCTCTCTTTACCACACAAATTACCTTTGGTTATAGATATTAGAATAATAGCTAAAATCAAGATATTCTCTCAGTACTTTGACTTCAAATTCAACTCTATTTTCAGAATCTTTCAAGATTATACCTTGGCTTATAATCTGATATTGCATAAGAAGGCTTACATTTTGTAAATTCACAATATCGACATTTATGTAAAAAATATACTTGGCTTTGTCAATGAGCTTTCCTCTCAAAAAAGCTTCTTGAAGGCTATTTAACTCTTCTTCAAACATCACAGCTATGTCAACATCACCATATTATTAAAACTACCAGTTGCAAAAGAACTGAAAAGGTATGTAATACTTACTGTGTATTCTTTGTCTATCTCTTCAATAAAGTTTTTGGCAAGGTCTATAATTTACTCTCTGTCCATTTATTTACATTCCTCATCGGTTTTATGCTTTTCTTAAAATTATATCACAAAACACAGCTTTGTTTGTTTTTCTTTTTAAAATTATGAGATAAAGAGTTAAAATACAGTCATATAAAGTAAATGTGCAAAGTATTATAATATAATCTGAACAAAACATATTGCTAAAAAAGAAAAACAGGGGGGGTTACATTGAGAGTAAGTCTTGATGGAAAATGGAAATTTAGAGAAGTAGGCAGCCTTGAATACTTGGATGGCACAGTTCCAGGGTGTGTTCAACTTGATTTAATCAACCTTGACAAGCTTCCAGACCCATTTTATGGAGTAAATGAAGTTTTGTTTTACTCTCTTGAAGAAAAGGACTTTGAGTATGTAAAAGAGTTTTATGTTGAAAATCTTGACTGGCAGGTCAAAAAGCTTGTGTTTGAAGGGATTGATACGGTCGCTGATGTTTATTTGAACCACTTTTACTTGGGCAGGACAAATAACATGTTTTTGAAATATGAATTTGATGTGTCAACTGCCTTGAGAGAGGGAAAGAACATTTTAAAAGTAATTCTTTACTCTCCAATCAAAGAAGCAGAAA is drawn from Caldicellulosiruptor naganoensis and contains these coding sequences:
- a CDS encoding NAD+ synthase is translated as MKVVMSQINSIVGDINGNKKKIIDIINSHKDADLIVFSELCLCGYPPKDLLFQKDFRQAIEKALLEIANVVEKSYVIIGAPTKSNHPQKLHNSAVILHNGKIEKAIHKTLLPSYDVFDENRYFIPSSCREVVEINKVAFGITICEDIWNINNDENAMYDINVLEELYEKGAKVFINLSASPYHYKKFKSQRLQVLKEAARKYKLPIVYVNQVGGNDDLIFDGNSVVLNSKGDVVIKAKEFEEDVIEFELEDIEKLSQVDIEEDISWIKKALVLGIRDYFEKTGAAKKAVVGLSGGIDSSVVCCLAVEALGKENVLGVSMPSRYSSEHSIKDAMKLAENLGIEFRIYPIEDVFKAYLRMFNGSETPLQDLAEENIQARIRGNILMFISNRENRLVLTTGNKSELAVGYCTLYGDMAGGLAVISDLPKMLVYELARYINREREIIPHNVLVKPPSAELRPNQKDTDTLPLYEILDPILVAYIEELKSVDEIVQMGYPKDLVLKIIKMVERAEYKRKQAAPGLKVTSKAFGTGRRMPIAQRWV
- a CDS encoding SpoIID/LytB domain-containing protein, encoding MPAEFPIEALKAQTVACRTYAMRKVVKKFDHPGYEKQKVYLCDDFTHCQAYIDKSQMKRKWGKTLQNTTRNFTLL
- a CDS encoding DUF4097 family beta strand repeat-containing protein; the protein is MNLRIFFVFVFVLILSLLSGCKHEESAVKEYSKEGRWEILNFKDKAFMLDSDNANIIIRGKKGTEHATIRYIKRIIWNIDDKITSAKAFSKSEIEKTFDDMQIKIERTVDRLYIKARAYSGEAILANTLSNPKKEFKFEIFLPENSKVFVQNSNGNISISNIQGGSIYIVNGKGNVTVTDAKASIEIKNGEGDIRLDYINGDFSINNGNGNINLKVKKAGVFKVIGTKGNITAKVDALLGFGLSSLVNLGEGDISFFVGKDVKARIKVNAKGRVKSDFSMIKTTSGHYIDLDSGKNSIEIINSKGTVRIIKDY